The DNA window attattattattattaagaacAAGCAAACCACAAGTGAAACCTCAACAATATTAAACGACCAACTAACCTTTTGACACCCTAACTACAACAATATTTGAAGTTCAGAACTTCTTGCCTAAAGCATAACTAGTTTAGAGTCTACTCTCATGATGGGTCCCATTTCATTTGTCTTGGCTCACAATAAGTTTTTCTATATCTTTCCTATAGCCATCTTTGCTATAGAAAAGTATTCCCCTGTATTGCTGTTGGTCCATGGAAGAGATCTCTCACTGCAGAAGGCAACATTTTCATTGGAGATAAAGAGGAGCCCTGTAATTGTATTACCAGTTGTTGTTGACAAATAACATTGAGAAGCATTCAATAGCTGTTCTCCTTCTCTAACACtgagggcccgtttgataacgcttctgctgtttctgtttcaagaaacggcagaaacataaatttccatttctgggaacagaaacagaattttgggtgtttgataaactttgtttcttgaaactctTATTAGCGGCCATACGAGTCTCTATGCATGTGGTTAAACCCAGGTTTCTGGTTCAACACCGACATtcaaaacaaacaccagagtTCGATTGTTATCACGGGTGAAGGAAATGGATTCATTCAATACGAGGATATCGGCAGTGATGAGAACAGAGTCGTTATTGAAAAGGAAACCAGCTTTGGGATCAAGAATTGTGGAAGAGGTTTACTACATGAAAAGGAAACCAGCTTCGTTCGCCGACTTCGACTCCATCCTCTGTGTGTCCTTCCCATTCTTCCACCTCTTTCCCGAAGCAAACCCTAGATTTCCCGATTCGAAGCCCCAAATTGTCCCGCAAAGCCAACTTCCTTCCCCCTATTTGCGCCGTTGCCGTACCAGAGAAAGTAGAGAAGATTGGAAACGAGCTCAAAAACCTAACCCTAGAAGAAGCTCGCAGCCTCGTTGACTGGTTACAGGAAGAGCTCGGTGTCTCCGCTGCTGCCTTCGCACCGGCGGCTGTTGCCGTAGCGCCTGGTGCCGTTGCCGATGCGGGACCAGCCGTCGTTGAGGAGCAAACGGAGTTCGATGTTCTTATCGAGGAAGTGCCGAGTAACGCGAGGATTGCAACGATTAAGGCCGTGAGAGCACTTACGAATCTGGCGTTGAAGGAAGCGAAGGAGTTGATTGAAGGATTACCGAAGAAATTCAAGGAGGGAACCTCAGAGGAAGGGGGGTGTCGATCTTCGAATGAACATGATaaattttcatagatttttaagtTGGTGTGTCGGTCGATCGTGGAATtgtgccccttttttgtttcgagaaacaagcgaaacaagtaaaacttgtttcgtcattcatgtttcttgaagcataaattgttataaatttcaatttatgtttcaagaaacaagtggaacagaacacttttaccaaacggtatttatgccgtttctgtgtttctgagaacaagaaaacacagaaacacgtttctggttacgttatcaaacgggccctgaATATCTGCCTTAATAACTTCTCAACACCCGCTTCTTGAAGAATTCTAGCATGCAAACTCAAGTTCCCCTTCATAATTGCAGATACCTTGGGCCCAATCTAATTGTAACATCAAACAATTTGAATCAACATTCAAAGATTGTTCATCATAGTAACCAATGGCAATTGGGAGGAGAATCCGATGGTCCTCACTCTATCCACtcgcttttttttttgccctctctctctctctctctctctctctctctctctctctctctctctctctctctctctctctctctctctctctctctctctctctcatacacacacaATCTGTTTTTAAAGGACTAGCAACTCTTTTGAAGAAGAAATTGCTTGAAAGAATTACGAGTAAAAGATTATATTATTCAAGTTTGTAAGAGTTGTTggacatttaaaaaataatttagattACTGACTACATAAAAAAATGGTAATACGATGAATGTGCAATTTTTTTCCACACAAATACACTAAAAATAAATGTTTTGGCACATGTGCGTACACACAcaccaaaaatcaaaatgttTTACCACACGTGCACGTGCAATTGCACTTGTGCTTTTActagtctatatatatatatatatatatcctctcATTTTCCAACTCGCCATACCAAACCAACCTGTTGGACTTGACCCCTAGCCATGCATAGTACTCTTCCATACTGATGATGGGTTCAATCGTAGATTTGCCTCTATGAAATTctgattttgaaaataaatatgtaTTAGGAATCGAGCCCATAGAGAAAATGGCTCACTCCACAACTTCCAAGCAACATTTACTAACAACGCGTTATTATGCAAAGATGGGTCCCTAAACCCCAACCATTCCTTCTTCTTAGATTGACACAAATGGAGCCGAGAACACTCAATGGATCTTCCTTTTATCTGAGccatttcccaaaaaaaataaaaattaccgTTGTCTTGTGAAGACGAGTATGGTAAGGAGCGGGAAGTTTAAATTGCGAAAATGCACAATTTGCAAGAAAAAAGGAAACCGACTTCATCTTAATTCTTTACTTGCATGTGATAGAAGACGATCCTTCCATCCATTAAAACGTCACCCCAGCTTCTCTGAAATATCATGAAATAGCATAGCTTTAGATGTCCCAAA is part of the Macadamia integrifolia cultivar HAES 741 unplaced genomic scaffold, SCU_Mint_v3 scaffold978, whole genome shotgun sequence genome and encodes:
- the LOC122070704 gene encoding 50S ribosomal protein L12, chloroplastic-like, with protein sequence MGPISFVLAHNKFFYIFPIAIFAIEKYSPVLLLVHGRDLSLQKATFSLEIKRSPLRSPTSTPSSVCPSHSSTSFPKQTLDFPIRSPKLSRKANFLPPICAVAVPEKVEKIGNELKNLTLEEARSLVDWLQEELGVSAAAFAPAAVAVAPGAVADAGPAVVEEQTEFDVLIEEVPSNARIATIKAVRALTNLALKEAKELIEGLPKKFKEGTSEEGGCRSSNEHDKFS